A genome region from Megalobrama amblycephala isolate DHTTF-2021 linkage group LG16, ASM1881202v1, whole genome shotgun sequence includes the following:
- the LOC125248611 gene encoding gastrula zinc finger protein XlCGF57.1-like produces MEFIKEEIEDMSISEPSTIKHEDTEEPIDQMKVKQQRNEMEEIGEEHHNFNKTQGTKAKKLHICSQCGKSFRQKGNLNKHMAVHTGEKPFTCSQCEKSFSRASSLNTHLLHHSGEKSFNCDQCDKDFILSSQPKKHLKVHSDERPYVCSLCGKSFSFPDSFKLHQKTHNDVKDHVCFDCGKSFTTSGELKRHQRIHTGEKPYKCLHCDRSFTMSGNLKSHERLHTGEKPYKCSYCEKSFSQSGNLESHERIHTGEKPYHCTQCGKSFTQKGSLMTHMRVHTGEKPFTCTQCEKSFSRASSLSVHLLRHSGEKLFNCDQCGKDFTTLSNLKQHLIVHSDERPYVCSLCGKSFSRLDSFKLHQKTHDEVKDHVCCDCGKSFTTSGHLKWHQRIHTGEKPYKCSYCDKSFTYSGSLKSHERVHTGERPYKCSYCDKSFTKSGNLQSHERVHTGEKPYHCTQCEKSFKSTKALSIHLHIHSGEK; encoded by the exons atggagtttattaaagaagaGATTGAAGACATGAGTATTTCAGAACCATCTACaataaaacatgaagatactgaggaaccaATAG ATCAGATGAAAGTGAAACAGCAAAGAAATGAAATGGAGGAAATTGGGGAGGAACATCATAACTTTAACAAAACTCAAGGAACAAAAGCCAAAAAACTGCACATCTGCtcacagtgtggaaagagtttcagacaaaaaggaaaccttaacaAACACATGgcagttcacactggagaaaaaccattTACATgctctcagtgtgaaaagagtttTTCTCGAGCATCAAGTCTTAATACACATCTGTTGCATCATTCAGGAGAAAAATCATttaactgtgatcagtgtgataaagattttattttgtcatcacaaccaaaaaaacatctgaaagttcattcagatgagagaccttatgtgtgttctctctgtggaaagagtttttcatttCCTGATAGTTTTAAACTGCACCAGAAAACACATAATGATGTGAAAGATCATGTGTGCTTtgactgtgggaagagctttactACATCTGGTGAATTGAAACGGCAccaaagaattcatactggagaaaaaccttacaagtgcttACACTGTGACAGGAGTTTCACTATGTCTGGAAACCTGAAATCACATGAGCGacttcatactggagaaaaaccttacaagtgctcaTATTGTGAGAAGAGTTTCAGTCAGTCTGGAAACCTGGAATCTCATGAGCGaattcatacaggagagaagccgtaccactgtactcagtgtggaaagagtttcacacaaaaaggaaGCCTTATGAcacacatgagagttcacactggagagaaaccatttacatgcactcagtgtgaaaagagtttTTCTCGAGCATCATCTCTCAGTGTTCATCTGCTCCGTCATTCTGGAGAAAAACTATttaactgtgatcagtgtggtaaaGATTTTACTACATTATCAAATCTAAAACAACACCTGATAGTTCATTCAGATGAGAGGCCTTATGTGTGTTCtctctgtggaaagagtttttcacggCTGGACAGTTTTAAATTGCACCAAAAAACACATGATGAAGTGAAAGATCATGTGTGTTGtgactgtgggaagagctttactACATCTGGCCATCTGAAATGGCACCAacgaattcatactggagaaaaaccttacaagtgttcatatTGTGACAAGAGTTTCACTTATTCTGGAAGCCTGAAATCACATGagcgagttcatactggagaacgACCTTATAAGTGCTCTTATTGTGACAAGAGTTTCACTAAGTCTGGAAACCTGCAATCTCATGagcgagttcatactggagagaagccgtaccaCTGTACTCAGTGTGAGAAGAGTTTTAAAAGTACCAAAGCTCTCAGTATTCATTTACACATTCATTCAGGAGAAAAATAA
- the LOC125249458 gene encoding zinc finger protein 239-like, with translation THDSSHWRKTLTCTQCEKSFSQASGLNKHLLLHSGEKTFNCDQCGKDFISSSDLKRHLKVHSDERPYVCSFCGKTFSWLYSFKHHQKTHDEVKDHVCLDCGKSFTIAFYLKQHQRIHTGEKPYKCSYCDKSFSHSGTLKSHERVHTGEKPYKCSYCEKSFNQSGNLETHKRIHTGEKPYYCTQCGKSFRIKESLTKHMRVHTGEKPFTCTQCGKSFPQASGLNNHLLLHSGEKTFNCDQCGKDFISSSYLKKHLIVHSDERPYVCSLCGKSFSRLGSFKLHQKTHDEVRDHVCSECGKSFTTTSHLKWHKRIHTREKPYKCSCCDKSFSLLRKLKSHERVHTGEKFNCTQCEKSFKTAKGLGIHLNVHWRKII, from the coding sequence ACACATGacagttcacactggagaaaaacgttaacatgcactcagtgtgaaaagagctTTTCTCAAGCATCAGGTCTCAATAAACATCTGCTCCTTCACTctggagaaaaaacatttaactgtgatcagtgtggtaaaGATTTTATTTCTTCATCAGATCTTAAACGACACCTGAAAGTTCATTCAGATGAGAGGCCTTATGTGTGTTCTTTCTGTGGAAAGACTTTTTCGTGGCTGTACAGTTTTAAACATCACCAGAAAACACATGATGAAGTGAAAGATCATGTGTGTTTGgactgtgggaagagctttactATAGCTTTCTATCTGAAACAGCAccaaagaattcatactggagaaaaaccttacaagtgctcaTATTGTGACAAGAGTTTCAGTCATTCTGGAACCCTGAAATCACATGagcgagttcatactggagaaaaaccttacaagtgctcaTATTGTGAGAAGAGTTTCAATCAGTCTGGAAACCTGGAAACTCATAAacgaattcatactggagagaagccgtactactgtactcagtgtggaaagagtttcagaatAAAAGAATCTCTTACCaaacacatgagagttcacactggagagaaaccgtttacatgcactcagtgtggaaagagttttccTCAAGCATCAGGTCTAAATAATCATCTGCTCCTTCACTctggagaaaaaacatttaactgtgatcagtgtggtaaaGATTTTATTTCATCATCATATCTAAAAAAACATCTGATAGTTCATTCAGATGAGAGGCCTTATGTGTGTTCtctctgtggaaagagtttttcgcGGCTGGGCAGTTTTAAATTGCACCAGAAAACACATGATGAAGTGAGAGATCATGTGTGTTCagagtgtgggaagagctttactACAACTAGCCATCTGAAATGGCACAAACGTATTCATACtagagaaaaaccttacaagtgctcaTGTTGTGACAAGAGTTTCAGTCTGCTTAGaaaactgaaatcacatgaacgagttcatactggagagaagttCAACTGTACTCAGTGTGAGAAGAGTTTTAAAACTGCCAAAGGTCTCGGTATTCATTTAAACGTTCACTGGAGAAAAATAATTTAA